The Scyliorhinus canicula chromosome 20, sScyCan1.1, whole genome shotgun sequence genome has a window encoding:
- the pmch gene encoding pro-MCH produces MIISVHTALFISVLFSVEFSISSAVGQLEEGKVPQNDLNQEMLASVGLPEKRRSSGSYKPYQLLQPDKDLGFSMDPKILQHPFLSTSQRLFKLPLTLNEPMKEPQYFSAKRTGASQESNQLDQFEMTNAQRVTNDGENGVVLPVGRRDFDMLRCMLGRVYRPCWQN; encoded by the exons ATGATCATTTCTGTTCACACTGCTCTCTTTATTTCTGTGCTATTCTCTGTAGAGTTCTCCATTTCGTCTGCTGTGGGGCAGTTGGAAGAAGGCAAGGTGCCACAGAATGACCTTAACCAAGAAATGTTGGCGAGTGTCGGTCTACCAGAGAAACGGAGGTCTTCTGGCTCGTACAAACCTTACCAACTTCTGCAACCCGACAAG GATTTAGGTTTTAGCATGGACCCCAAAATTCTTCAACACCCTTTTCTGTCCACTAGCCAGAGGCTATTTAAACTACCTTTGACCTTGAATGAGCCAATGAAAGAGCCACAGTACTTCTCGGCCAAGAGGACTGGTGCATCTCAAGAATCCAACCAGTTGGACCAGTTTGAGATGACAAATGCACAGCGAGTCACTAATGATGGAGAAAATGGGGTTGTGCTTCCTGTGGGCAGAAGAGATTTTGACA TGCTACGATGTATGCTTGGAAGAGTGTACCGACCCTGCTGGCAAAACTGA